From Drosophila yakuba strain Tai18E2 chromosome 2L, Prin_Dyak_Tai18E2_2.1, whole genome shotgun sequence, one genomic window encodes:
- the LOC120320600 gene encoding uncharacterized protein LOC120320600 has product MWLPRQNPLTGSTNCYNNCICNSNTGNTSHISSNCRQLPSIIAQYILRWPVINPLTFLMNDLRSKSFYRAGKPTSAASASASAATTSAKSFDKGRNNNPRTYNNSGKSNKVFLHYIPRDPRLRIFNKTATLNKHSSRTLSLSELNITEDLCNYGELIGGGAETVKLCQ; this is encoded by the coding sequence ATGTGGCTGCCACGGCAAAATCCGCTTACTGGCAGCACAAACTGCTACAACAACTGCatctgcaacagcaacaccgGCAACACCagccacatcagcagcaactgcCGCCAGTTGCCGTCAATTATCGCTCAATATATTCTCCGTTGGCCTGTGATAAACCCCCTAACGTTCTTAATGAACGACCTTCGGTCCAAGTCATTCTATCGTGCAGGCAAACCAACATCTgcagcatccgcatccgcatcggCCGCGACCACCAGCGCCAAGTCGTTCGACAAGGGCCGTAACAACAATCCCCGTACttacaacaacagcggcaaaTCGAACAAGGTGTTCCTGCACTACATACCCCGCGACCCGCGCCTAAGAATTTTCAACAAAACCGCCACCCTGAATAAACACTCGAGCCGCACTTTGAGCCTCAGCGAGCTAAACATAACTGAAGATCTGTGCAATTATGGTGAATTGATTGGCGGCGGTGCCGAAACAGTGAAATTGTGCCAGTGA
- the LOC6528311 gene encoding ras-related protein Rab-2A, whose protein sequence is MSYAYLFKYIIIGDTGVGKSCLLLQFTDKRFQPVHDLTIGVEFGARMITIDGKQIKLQIWDTAGQEAFRSITRSYYRGAAGALLVYDITRRETFNHLTTWLEDARQHSNSNMVIMLIGNKSDLDSRREVKKEEGEAFAREHGLVFMETSARTAANVEEAFINTAKEIYEKIQEGVFDINNEANGIKIGQQHSPTNPSLPGAGGAAGAANSGCC, encoded by the exons ATGTCTTACGCGTACTTATTCAAATACATCATTATTGGAGACACAG GCGTGGGCAAGTCCTGTCTGCTGCTCCAGTTCACGGACAAGCGATTCCAGCCGGTGCACGACCTTACCATTGGCGTGGAGTTCGGCGCACGCATGATCACCATCGACGGCAAGCAGATCAAGCTGCAAATCTGGGACACGGCAGGCCAGGAGGCTTTCAG ATCTATCACACGGTCATATTACCGCGGAGCTGCTGGCGCCTTGCTGGTATACGACATTACGCGACGAGAGACCTTTAACCACCTGACCACCTGGCTGGAGGATGCACGTCAGCACTCAAATTCGAACATGGTCATCATGCTGATAGGCAACAAGAGCGACTTGGATTCGCGGCGAGAGGTCAAGAAAGAGGAGGGAGAGGCCTTTGCCCGCGAACACGGCCTCGTTTTCATGGAGACTTCAGCTCGCACAGCGGCTAACGTAGAGGAGGCGTTCATAAATACGGCCAAGGAGATTTACGAGAAGATCCAGGAAGGTGTCTTCGACATAAACAATGAG GCAAACGGTATTAAGATCGGCCAACAACACTCGCCCACAAACCCGTCGCTGCCAGGAGCcggaggagctgctggagcAGCAAACAGTGGCTGCTGCTAG
- the LOC6528309 gene encoding FAD-dependent oxidoreductase domain-containing protein 1 encodes MLCLRRVQRSGALRQLRLFSGQPQGDVLPKSCEVLIIGGGGMGASSAFWLKSRALQLGRKLNVLVVERDAGYTSASTVLSVGGVRQQFSLAENIEMSLFGYNFVVNCGEHLGDVDLCYQPNGYLILASEKGAHILAQNSRLQNKLGARNELLGPEALRQRFPWLSTEGVELGCHGIDKEGWFDPWALLMGFKKKARALGANFANGSVVGFEWNDSGALSGAVVDDGDGVQRTVRFDTCVLAAGAHSGQVARLAGIGDKGAKEASLKVSLPVEPRKRYVYVLSTQGRNCPGLATPLTVDPDGTYFRRDGLCGNFLCGRSPNEDEEPECETLDVDHGYFESDVWPTLANRVPAFESVKIQSSWAGFYDHNTFDANGIIGRHPHYSNLLIAAGFSGHGIQQTPAVGRAISELILDGKFTTLDLSRLGFERLVNQQPMHEVNIV; translated from the exons ATGCTGTGCCTGCGACGAGTTCAGCGATCGGGTGCACTGCGTCAGCTTCGCTTGTTCAGTGGCCAGCCGCAAGGCGATGTCCTTCCCAAGAGCTGCGAAGTCCTGATCATCGGTGGCGGTGGCATGGGCGCCTCCTCCGCTTTCTGGCTCAAGTCCCGGGCCCTGCAGCTGGGCCGCAAGCTCAATgtgctggtggtggagcgCGATGCTGGA TACACCAGCGCTTCTACAGTTCTCTCTGTGGGCGGAGTTCGCCAGCAGTTCTCCCTGGCCGAGAACATAGAGATGTCGCTCTTCGGCTACAATTTCGTGGTTAACTGCGGCGAGCATCTGGGCGATGTGGATCTGTGCTACCAGCCGAACGGCTACCTGATCCTGGCCTCCGAGAAGGGAGCCCACATCCTGGCTCAGAACTCTAGACTGCAGAACAAGCTTGGAGCTCGAAACGAGCTGCTTGGCCCGGAGGCACTGCGTCAGCGGTTTCCGTGGTTATCCACAGAGGGCGTGGAGTTGGGATGCCACGGTATAGACAAGGAGGGATGGTTTGATCCGTGGGCCCTGCTCATGGGCTTCAAGAAGAAGGCCCGTGCTCTGGGCGCGAATTTTGCGAACGGCTCAGTGGTGGGTTTCGAGTGGAACGATTCGGGCGCCCTTTCTGGAGCTGTGGTCGATGACGGAGATGGAGTTCAGCGGACGGTGAGGTTTGACACATGCGTCCTGGCAGCGGGAGCTCACTCGGGTCAGGTGGCGCGTCTGGCAGGGATTGGTGATAAGGGAGCAAAGGAGGCTTCCCTGAAAGTGTCCTTGCCGGTGGAGCCTCGCAAGCGATACGTCTATGTGCTCAGCACTCAAGGGCGGAATTGTCCTGGGCTAGCCACACCTCTGACCGTCGATCCGGATGGCACCTACTTTCGGCGGGACGGACTTTGTGGTAACTTCCTGTGCGGGCGCAGTCCGAACGAAGACGAGGAGCCCGAGTGCGAAACGCTGGACGTGGATCATGGGTACTTTGAATCGGATGTCTGGCCCACACTGGCAAACCGAGTACCTGCCTTTGAGTCGGTGAAGATACAGAGCAGCTGGGCGGGCTTCTATGACCACAACACATTTGACGCAAACGGGATTATTGGCAGACATCCTCATTACAGCAACCTCCTCATTGCCGCGGGATTCAGTGGGCACGGCATTCAGCAGACTCCCGCCGTGGGTCGAGCCATTTCCGAACTCATTTTGGACGGCAAGTTTACCACCCTGGATCTGTCGCGCCTCGGCTTTGAACGACTTGTGAACCAACAGCCTATGCACGAAGTGAATATCGTGTGA
- the LOC6528310 gene encoding MOB kinase activator-like 4 isoform X1 → MKMADGSTILRRNRPGTKSKDFCRWPDEPLEEMDSTLAVQQYIQQLIKRDPSNVELILSMPEAQDEGVWKYEHLRQFCMELNGLAVRLQKECSPSTCTQMTATDQWIFLCAAHKTPKECPAIDYTRHTLDGAACLLNSNKYFPSSISPRVSIKESSVTKLGSVCRRVYRIFSHAYFHHRRIFDEFEAETYLCHRFTHFVTKYNLMSKENLIVPINVGENAAPGESEA, encoded by the exons ATGAAGATGGCTGACGGCTCGACCATATTGCGTAGAAACCGGCCAGGCACAAAATCCAAG GACTTCTGTCGCTGGCCCGACGAACCCCTGGAAGAGATGGACAGCACGCTGGCGGTGCAGCAGTACATACAGCAGCTGATTAAACGCGACCCGAGCAACGTGGAACTCATCCTGAGCATGCCCGAAGCGCAGGATGAGGGTGTGTGGAAGTACGAGCACCTACGCCAGTTCTGCATGGAGTTGAACGGCCTCGCAGTGCGGCTGCAGAAGGAGTGCTCCCCGTCGACGTGCACACAGATGACGGCCACTGACCAGTGGATCTTCTTGTGCGCCGCCCACAAGACGCCGAAGGAGTGTCCGGCCATTGACTACACTCGCCACACGCTGGACGGAGCCGCCTGTCTGCTAAACAGCAACAAGTACTTCCCGAGCAG TATCTCCCCCAGGGTGTCCATCAAGGAGTCGTCTGTGACCAAGCTGGGTTCCGTGTGCCGGCGAGTGTATCGCATCTTCTCGCACGCCTACTTTCACCATCGTCGCATTTTCGACGAATTCGAGGCCGAGACGTACCTATGCCACCGTTTTACGCATTTCGTCACAAAATATAATCTGATGTCCAAGGAGAATCTGATCGTACCCATCAACGTGGGCGAAAACGCGGCCCCTGGTGAAAGCGAGGCTTAG
- the LOC6528312 gene encoding uncharacterized protein LOC6528312: protein MAKLASDPNASNNNSCEAINNNHNGQNQNQNQNQNGGASNYQALPLTPAPANTPLHKAIKHDLFPEFTFCNLSVEELADGAGHSRAVRSSVIELDDGTLTCLMNGNGQVKRRKRLISNESGDSIDSSSTEKKPPKMPDGGYGWVVVFASLVVSLIADGLSFSFGLINVELLEYFGESTSKTAWISSLFFSVPLLMGPIWSNLVDKYGCRKMTILGGVVSAFGFALSSLCNSIEMLMVTFGVISGLGLGIGYVTAVVSIAFWFDKKRTFATGIGASGTGIGTFVYARLTSYLIESYGWRGATLILGGTMLNACVCGALMRDPDWLIEENRLESRSQSVTTFSNSSVCLEEIKKLLDTGITKEAVLDSLVTKNNTEANQQIDDPLDSALKRYRSEIFLPTFLSTQELDSICEVKSLSRRSLRHKEGAEAPSRENLLSMSSGAGAYPPSTAIIGSPDDTLMGGIAQEAAEVAKKAYLASIETLSPSEKRSTCGTPNGSLRSSDEGYLTQKHASSRYSLNENIFMAKHTTPSISNLKVNGLRHNSVDILSDDMHCYYSKDETFALLEPSRRMRPTVIAIPEQEQSVNSELATRRARLDSITGIRRLSRSKKPSHHRSNLRRNISIRNSNFLKDMRIHRNSIHYRGAMLNTHRYRLRASSCPNIYRNSMTTIAKEEEDTWYDNFVDTMKSIFDFSLFLDMKFALFNLSTLFLFIWFIIPYLYLPDYMKQYKYDVSESAEFISDVGIAQTVGMIGLGYLGDLPWMNINICYSLCMLVCGASVFFMPLLITNYMGLMVMCVIFGFTFASSFSFTPSILVSIVDLDDFTCAYGLVLLVQGVGMIAGPPIAGVIYEYTGRWDDTFYYAGIFIALSGVCSYLIEFCEKKAPKESDIDVLETKKAQLLH from the exons ATGGCCAAGCTTGCGTCGGATCCAAACgcctccaacaacaacagctgcgAGGCGatcaacaacaaccacaatgGCCAGaaccagaatcagaatcagaaccAGAACGGTGGGGCCTCCAATTACCAGGCCCTGCCCCTCACGCCTGCTCCGGCCAATACGCCACTCCACAAGGCCATCAAGCACGACCTCTTCCCGGAGTTCACCTTCTGCAACCTCTCCGTTGAGGAGCTCGCTGATGGGGCGGGACACAGCCGTGCGGTAAGGAGCAGTGTCATCGAACTGGACGACGGCACCTTGACGTGCCTGATGAACGGAAACGGGCAGGTGAAGCGACGCAAGCGCCTGATCTCGAACGAGTCCGGTGACTCGATTGACTCCAGTTCCACGGAGAAGAAACCGCCCAAGATGCCCGACGGAGGAtatgggtgggtggtggtgttcGCCTCTCTGGTGGTGTCCCTTATTGCCGACGGATTGAGCTTCTCATTCGGACTAATCAATGTGGAACTGCTAGAATACTTCGGAGAGTCCACCTCCAAGACTGCTTGGATATCTTCGCTATTCTTCTCCGTGCCCCTGCTGATGGGGCCCATCTGGTCCAATCTCGTGGACAAGTACGGCTGCCGCAAGATGACCATCCTCGGCGGTGTGGTCTCTGCCTTTGGGTTTGCGCTATCTTCGTTATGCAACTCCATCGAGATGCTCATGGTGACCTTTGGTGTCATCTCGGGACTGGGCCTGGGCATCGGGTACGTGACCGCTGTGGTGTCCATTGCTTTTTGGTTTGACAAGAAGCGCACCTTCGCCACCGGAATCGGAGCATCGGGTACCGGAATCGGGACCTTTGTCTACGCCCGCCTAACTTCCTATCTAATTGAATCGTACGGCTGGCGGGGAGCCACCCTAATCCTTGGAGGCACCATGCTGAACGCATGCGTTTGCGGTGCTCTGATGCGTGATCCCGACTGGCTCATCGAGGAGAACCGACTGGAGAGTCGGTCCCAAAGCGTCACCACCTTCTCAAACTCCAGTGTCTGCCTGGAGGAAATTAAGAAGCTCCTGGACACCGGCATCACAAAGGAGGCCGTGCTGGATTCGCTAGTGACCAAGAACAACACGGAGGCCAATCAGCAGATTGACGATCCCTTGGACTCCGCCCTCAAGCGCTACCGCAGCGAGATTTTCCTGCCCACGTTCCTGAGCACTCAGGAGCTCGACAGCATCTGCGAGGTTAAGAGTCTGAGCCGACGCTCCCTACGCCACAAGGAGGGTGCTGAGGCCCCATCACGCGAAAACCTGCTGTCCATGTCCTCGGGAGCAGGTGCCTATCCTCCATCGACGGCCATTATAGGATCGCCCGATGATACCCTAATGGGCGGAATAGCACAAGAGGCGGCAGAGGTAGCCAAGAAGGCTTACCTGGCCTCCATCGAGACGTTGTCTCCATCGGAAAAGCGCTCCACTTGTGGAACTCCCAATGGCTCCCTGCGCTCCTCGGACGAAGGCTACCTCACGCAGAAACACGCCTCCTCCCGTTACTCGCTTAACGAAAACATCTTCATGGCCAAGCATACAACACCATCAATCTCCAACCTAAAGGTGAATGGCCTACGACACAATTCGGTGGACATCTTGAGCGATGACATGCACTGCTACTACTCAAAGGACGAGACCTTCGCATTGCTGGAGCCAAGCAGGCGCATGAGGCCCACCGTAATCGCCATTCCGGAACAGGAGCAGTCAGTCAACAGCGAACTGGCCACTCGTCGCGCACGCCTGGACAGCATCACGGGTATCCGCAGACTGTCGCGTTCCAAGAAGCCCAGCCACCACCGATCGAACCTCCGCCGCAACATCTCGATCCGGAACTCCAACTTCCTTAAAGACATGCGCATTCACCGAAACTCGATCCACTACCGCGGCGCCATGCTGAACACGCACCGTTACCGGCTACGCGCCTCCTCCTGTCCCAACATCTACCGCAACTCGATGACTACCATCGCCAAAGAGGAGGAAGAT ACCTGGTATGACAACTTCGTGGACACTATGAAGTCCATTTTTgacttttccctttttctgGACATGAAGTTCGCTCTCTTCAATCTCTCCACactgtttttgttcatttg GTTCATTATCCCCTATCTGTACCTTCCCGATTACATGAAGCAATACAAGTACGACGTGAGCGAGAGTGCCGAGTTCATTTCGGATGTGGGCATTGCCCAAACGGTGGGCATGATAGGACTAGGCTACCTGGGTGATCTGCCCTGGATGAACATCAACATATGCTACTCGCTATGCATGCTGG TCTGCGGAGCGTCTGTGTTCTTCATGCCCCTGCTGATTACTAACTACATGGGCCTGATGGTCATGTGCGTTATTTTCGGATTTACGTTCGCTAGCTCTTTTTCGTTTACGCCCAGCATTTTGGTCAGCATTGTTGACTTGGACGATTTCACGTGTGCCTACGGTCTGGTGCTATTGGTGCAGGGAGTAGGAATGATCGCAGGACCGCCTATAGCAGGCGTCATTTACGAGTATACGGGCAG aTGGGATGACACCTTCTATTATGCTGGAATATTTATCGCACTCTCCGGTGTCTGTTCGTATCTGATCGAGTTCTGTGAAAAGAAAGCACCCAAAGAGAGTGATATTGATGTCTTAGAGACTAAAAAAGCTCAACTTTTACACTAG
- the LOC6528310 gene encoding MOB kinase activator-like 4 isoform X2 — protein sequence MKMADGSTILRRNRPGTKSKDFCRWPDEPLEEMDSTLAVQQYIQQLIKRDPSNVELILSMPEAQDEGVWKYEHLRQFCMELNGLAVRLQKECSPSTCTQMTATDQWIFLCAAHKTPKECPAIDYTRHTLDGAACLLNSNKYFPSRVSIKESSVTKLGSVCRRVYRIFSHAYFHHRRIFDEFEAETYLCHRFTHFVTKYNLMSKENLIVPINVGENAAPGESEA from the exons ATGAAGATGGCTGACGGCTCGACCATATTGCGTAGAAACCGGCCAGGCACAAAATCCAAG GACTTCTGTCGCTGGCCCGACGAACCCCTGGAAGAGATGGACAGCACGCTGGCGGTGCAGCAGTACATACAGCAGCTGATTAAACGCGACCCGAGCAACGTGGAACTCATCCTGAGCATGCCCGAAGCGCAGGATGAGGGTGTGTGGAAGTACGAGCACCTACGCCAGTTCTGCATGGAGTTGAACGGCCTCGCAGTGCGGCTGCAGAAGGAGTGCTCCCCGTCGACGTGCACACAGATGACGGCCACTGACCAGTGGATCTTCTTGTGCGCCGCCCACAAGACGCCGAAGGAGTGTCCGGCCATTGACTACACTCGCCACACGCTGGACGGAGCCGCCTGTCTGCTAAACAGCAACAAGTACTTCCCGAGCAG GGTGTCCATCAAGGAGTCGTCTGTGACCAAGCTGGGTTCCGTGTGCCGGCGAGTGTATCGCATCTTCTCGCACGCCTACTTTCACCATCGTCGCATTTTCGACGAATTCGAGGCCGAGACGTACCTATGCCACCGTTTTACGCATTTCGTCACAAAATATAATCTGATGTCCAAGGAGAATCTGATCGTACCCATCAACGTGGGCGAAAACGCGGCCCCTGGTGAAAGCGAGGCTTAG